Genomic segment of Arachis hypogaea cultivar Tifrunner chromosome 16, arahy.Tifrunner.gnm2.J5K5, whole genome shotgun sequence:
ACCCATAATCTGGcccacattaaaaaaattaaagggtGAAGCCCAAAGAACCATGAATAGGAGGAATGAAAATGTACACACATGCCTTGTGTAAGAAAATGCACGGTAGCCATATGATGATTGAAGCCACAACCCACAAGTGAGAAACACAAGTGAGAGAAGAACCAATCAGAACCATTCAATAGAGTGAGAGTGCTATCCATAATCTCATCCTCATGTGTCACAACCACACATCCACGCTCACCCTTTCTCTTTGGCGCTTATTAAACTTAACAACTCACAATATCATGAAACCTCATTCACCATTTTTTCTTCAAAGCTCTACCACCACTACAACTACTACTACTACACCTTCACTATGGCTTCGGCTACACTTTCTGTAGCCAAACCAGCTCTTCAGGTTCAATCAACATACTATTATGTATTACTATTACTGGTTGTTGTAGTAGTAGTAACATTATTTTTATGCTAaagttttttgtttgatttttttttatgtcaGGGAAATGGTGGGAAGGGGTTCTCTGAATTCTCTGGCCTCCGCAACTCATCATCTAGCTACCTTCCTTTCTCTAGGAAGACTTCAGATGACTTCCACTCTATCATTTCATTCCAGACATCTGCAGTAAGTGTATATACATTTCTTTCAAATAATTAATGCTTTATATGAATAAATTAGCTATTTTCTACTACAATGTATGTATACTTGTTTTGATACATAAaatggaaaaggaaagaaaagaagatttaCACCGTGATGTACTCTACTTCAAGGTGTCCAAAAAGTGTGTACAAATTAATATTTAGATTGTTAATATTTAACTCATCATACATCTATATATTTATGTGACATTAATGTTAGATCATGGGTTTGGACCCTAAATACACACTTTGGTACATGATTATCAGATTATTGCACTTTCTTTCTTCGCTAGAGAACCAAACAGGGGATAGTCTGTACCAAAAAAGAAGATTCAGTCATCACATAGTCTCTAGAGAATCATATAGAGGAAGGGGAAGTATGTGATGAGTTGTTAGAAGAATtgtttgaaagaaaagaaaactggATTCAGTAATGAGGTGTTAATTGCTTCAGGTTGGAAGCAGTGGAGGATACAGGAAAGGTGTGACGGAAGCGAAGCTGAAGGTGGCCATAAACGGTTTTGGCAGGATTGGAAGGAACTTCTTGAGGTGCTGGCACGGCCGCAAAGACTCTCCTCTGGATGTCATTGCCATCAATGACACCGGAGGCGTCAAGCAGGCCTCTCACCTTCTCAAGTATGACTCCACCCTTGGCATATTCGACGCCGACGTTAAGCCTGTCGGTGAGGATGCCATCTCCGTTGACGGAAAGGTCATCAAAGTTGTCTCCAACCGCAACCCTGCTAACCTTCCCTGGAAGTAAGCTTTTCTACCTCTTTGACGTTAAGCGCTTAATTATTACCAAAACCAAATAAACTGAAATTACTATAACTGCTTATGCTAATTACAATTTACAAACAGAGTTTCAAATTAGAATGAAAATCACAAGTTTAGTTTGAAATTATTAATATTGATTGATTTGTGCAGGGAATTGGGAGTTGACTTGGTGATTGAAGGAACTGGGGTGTTCGTGGACAGAGAAGGTGCAGGGAAGCACATTCAGGCGGGAGCCAAGAAGGTACTGATCACAGCCCCAGGCAAAGGTGACATCCCAACCTATGTAGTTGGTGTCAATGCTGATGCTTACAGCCCAGACGAACCCATCATCAGCAACGCTTCTTGCACCACTAACTGCCTTGCTCCCTTCGTCAAGGTCCTTGACCAGAAATTCGGTAATTCACCATTTGGGCTCTACAACATTCTTATCtgtaacagaaaattaaactaactccCACGTGACACGTGACGTGGCAGGTATCATCAAGGGAACCATGACCACCACTCACTCCTACACCGGAGACCAAAGGCTTCTTGACGCCAGCCACCGCGACCTCAGGCGCGCGAGGGCGGCAGCGCTGAACATCGTGCCGACCTCAACCGGAGCGGCCAAGGCGGTGGCGCTTGTGTTGCCGACACTTAAGGGAAAGCTGAACGGAATTGCATTGCGTGTACCAACGCCAAACGTGTCCGTCGTTGACCTCGTTGTTCAGGTGTCAAAGAAGACGTTCGCGGAGGAAGTCAACGCTGCGTTCAGAGAGAGCGCGGAGAAGGAGCTTAACGGCATCCTCTCAGTGTGTGATGAACCACTTGTCTCCGTTGATTTCAGGTGCACCGACGTTTCATCTACCGTTGACTCTTCGTTGACCATGGTCATGGGTGATGACATGGTGAAGGTTATTGCTTGGTATGATAATGAGTGGGGTTACTCACAAAGGGTTGTGGATTTGGCTGACATTGTTGCAAACAGCTGGAAGTGAAAGTCAAAGTCAAAGTTAGCCGGTAAAaaccaacaataataataataattgttaattATATGTAATTTTGTATGATTATTACTACTATTACCACTACACTTGTTAAGCTTCATTTTTCAGCTTTGTGCCTTGTACCGAGAAATAGAACCATCAATTTTCTCTTTTGATTGCCTCTTATTGTGCAATAAAAATTCTTGCCTTCAactctaaaagttatttaaaagcTTGCTCCAAATTTCAGAAGATTAACGTTAAATGACGCCATAAAGTATAGTCTCACTACAGGTGGATATTAAACTATTAATATTGAGTTAGACTGATGCAACTTCAAAAGGtagctaactttttttttttggtaatttagAGAGGATTAAGCCCAAAGGTAGCtaactttaaaattaaataagaaatatTTCACCATGCaaataccataaaaaaaaacATAGCCATATCAATCTGAAGTTTGTAATATAAATGTAAAAAATTTCTTCTAGCCATACCGAGAAAAACAATGGCGCAATAGATTGTTTACAATTTTACATATCTTTTTGCTAATTGTcaacaattttcacaaataatatgacatcatttaactaaaagatacaataaaataaaaaataataaaagtcaatttttttatcaatattaaaactttatttatatattattgggATATAGAATTTATAGTTTAAATTTAGTTGTTGCTCACATTCCTAAGCAATTTAAAAGGTATTAAATATTCTACTTTGTTAGTTCAATTTAATTgtaccatatgtcaatttattgccatgttattaaaagataattaaacatttttttaagGAGCCATTCCGATAAAGAtgtttaaaatgtctttttttaaagagattttttaataattaaaatttaatatatataatcgattaaatcgtattattttttgtcaaaattaggctaaataaattaatttgaccgaaaaatgatgaataaaattttgaaccagtctaaattaatattattttttataaaaaataactacaatacccttattatagaaaatgactaaaatactcttattatatatattaattttaagaattctaAAGTCTATCCCTTTTCTTCTCTATCGTCAtagggttaggatttagaattttcaatatatatatatatatatatatatatatatatatatatatatatatatatatatatattgagtattttagttattctttataaaaaaatattaatttagaccgatttaaaatttaattattaattttttggctaAACTTATTTGTccaatctaattttaaaaataatatcacaatttaattaattatgtgttaaattttaattattaaaaaatatttaaaaaaaatatttttaacatttttatctAAGTAGCTTCCTTTTATTAAACCTTTAAATTTCTACTTTTTGTGATTTGACCCcaaaaatataatcaaatttactttttaatttcataaattaattaCTTCTCAAACTGAATCTTCTTCCGCCTTTCAATTTCATACTTTTCTTCATGTAATTGCAGTAGAAACATATACATAACActatcattatttttcttttaaccatatatcaaaacaaaaaacaaaaaaagaaaaagaaaaatcaatccaaacaaagGGCCTCTTCTTTTATTCATTGAATCATTGTTTTATTtcaataatctttttttttttaaaagaaaagaaaagaggaaagaaCAAAACAGGGAGGGGTAAAGCTGTTGATCATCAGTGAAGTTGATGTTGTCCCTTTTGCTTCTGCCTTCGAATCGCAGCCTGCGTCACTGTTCACTCCCTTCGCCCATGTTGCTGTCGTCACCGCGATGATCCTTCACGCTGCCCTTCTCCCCCATCCTTGTTGGTAGTAGGAGATGAATAATTTAATTGTTCAAAAGAGAAGACCAGTTGATTGATTGCAAAAATCATCATTTGATTTCAGAAAGGAATAGGAATTAATTTATAAAGAGAGAAAGTAAATTTAATTATCTGTTGGAGTTAAATCAcaaaagaatataaataaaaagattttaaaagatatatctttattttttaataaaaaatgtttgagtttcacaatttttaatattttttatcagtataaatattaaattaattattttaataaataaattttattaatttatgtatataaaatttaaaaaatataaatataaattatattaatttatatatataaaattttaagaatatatatgtacaaattatatgatttttatatataaaaaatatatataaatataaattattaattaaatattaataaaaaataataatatttatttactatATAATATTACTCTTTCTTAATTATATGAtgctaattatttaaattatgccAACACAGTACGGTATCTAATACCTTAAAATTTAGtgcttaaaatttgaaaaaaggaattttagattaaaatatttaaatttttttcattttaattttaaataatttatatattaaagagtcaataatatttgtaaaaaatttaatttatttttctattagtcatgaatatatatatatatatatatatatatatatatatatacaattttttatatgaaactatatcaaatattttttttcttaaaaagtataatttatgaTTCTAATAAATTAGAATGCATAATTTTTTATCCTAGTAAAAATATACATGAGATTACTCTTAGAATATCGTATTTATACTTAAATTAtagaaatattattaatataatatttatatatatctaaATTATCTATTAATAACATTCAATTTCAgtatataagtaaaataaatcaattaacaatcactaatataaaaaatttttctttgattttgaagcgttgataattgatgattaagatttaaaatgagataatactcaatttggtccctaaagttACACTCGAGCCTCAATTTAGTCCTTAAAGttttaattgcctcaatttagTCCCCAAACTTTTCAATGAACTCTGTGACGAAAACCACTTTAGGGACTAacatgattaaaatttaaaaagttcagggactaaattgaggcAATTGAAACTTCAAGGACTAAATTGAGGCTCGAGTGTAACTTCAGGGACCAAACTGAGTATTTTCTCATTTAAAATTTTGtacaaaaaaggggaaaaagacaTATAGGTTcctgactttttaaatttttgacaaatacatccctgacaaaatttaaatacaaaaaagtccctgactttaacaaacggatGACAATTTAGTCCTTtcgtctatttgcctctcatacaccaaacggaactggctgacgtggctgaaacggtgtccaggtgtccgttacggtgccacgctGGAAGGAAAATAAAGtttgaaggacaaataagtccttgacgtcattttacaaataaagttcaaaggacaaataggtccttgagattttttttcaaaattaataaatttctttcctaaattctctcatctacctctctccatttttatatttttctctactatttttactctatatataattatattttatattagtaatttaacaaatcaaaatatgtcattcgatatttttttacaattaaaatattttaaatgtaaaagtatacacattaaattattttaaattttagataacgaatgttaaaattaattattaataaaaaattagactttttcatataaaaataataattaaaaaacttattatttaatttttttatctgcaGATATCTTGATCTTCTTAGTCGAAAacttttgtcaacttacgacttttttgtaaaagtagtttgattttataaattttttgtgtcatgcataatttatactgttagaacaaagtgaactataatttaaaaaaaaattattctcgtaatgttattattgataaaaatactagttctaatataatacacaaatgcactaatactaacttaatacatgaatgatgcacaaatgaattaatgctaacttgatgcataaatgaaATGATGCTAACTAATGCCACTAGTATGATaaaaactgaactaatgcaatttaacaaattctaatataatacacaaatgcactaaatttgaactaatgcaatttaagaaaaaaaaaagtagaaacagaACAAGTCCAATTTCtgtaattttaatacaaataatttaaattgcagaatacaacaagttaactagatttcaaaatacaagcataattttataaacaaaattctcataatagaagcataatgaaaaaaaaattctcaaggacctatttgtccttcgaactttatttgtaacatgacgtcaaggacttatttgtccttcaaactttattccccttccagcgtggcaccgtaacggacacctggacaTCGTTTTAGCCACGTCAGCCAATTCCgtttggtgtatgagaggcaaatagacggaaggactaaattgtcctccgtttgttaaagtcaaggacttttttgtatttaaattttgtcagagatgtatttgtcaaaaatttaaaaagtcaggGACTTATCTATCtttttcccaaaaaaaaattgaagagaagtattataaaaagattttaattatatttttttaacacatGAAACAAGATATGACTTAACGAGTAACGTTATTAACATCTATGTCACTTTGGTTAGTGACAAGAGAATATTAAAtctgtttaaaaatttttgagatcaaaataaataaataatactttactctaataTTAAATACTTGTACAAAAGTAATAGTAtacattatatatacatatttttatgAACATACACGTTACGAATTAAGAGtgcgagtttttttttttttttgtattaattaaaaGTGCGAGTTAATTGAATAAAGTTGGTCTAACACTTAAACCTTATCTAACTAAATCCTTTAAGTGGTTTTTGAGATTGACGTTATGTATTAAAATTGTCTGTGAAATTTCAATTGCATCAATTACATCTCTGAGATTGAAAAAATTACACCATATTAGTTCCTGACCCGTTTTTCGTTAACGACGCGCTGACATAGACCTCTAGTGACATGTGTCACCTTAGGGTTTGGTCACGTGTAACGATACGATGACGTGTCGGTCAGCGACACATAACATCTTGACATGGATggttatgccacgtgtcacaatataatttgtccacgtgtcatccacttTGTTATCGTTACATATGCATCGAATTGGTCTCTTATTTTGcatcaaatgactcattttaATCCCTGAAATTAAATGTCGTGCACTAAATTAGTTCCTTCAtcagttttttctcttttttttataaattcaaaatttttaatatctttgaatacactcattttaattttatcttttaacaagttatttaaatacaagtgtttatataaaatatttttaaaattttagttttaattatacaaaaattttttataatattttattaaaagaattatataagATATTGATATTGATTTAGTAAAAAGTGTAAgtaagagtataataatatttctttatacaaattttttaatatttaacatcttaataaatattttaagaatacttGATAAGATACTTGTTGTAAGACccctaattttaaaaagttattaaataaattatttatgatctattatatttatttaaaaaaatatttttagagacttttatatataagttgagtaaattcttatttattatttagagttcttataattgaaaaatagtgaatattttctatgccttaattttaaatatttagatttttaatttatttaataactttttaaaattagggGTCTTACACTTGTTAACTAATATAAATTCATTATTACCATCCGTTTTAAGAATGTTCGATTCCCTATATAATTGACTTCTCAATAAGATAAATTTATATTGTCgattataataattcattttatctATAGCTTAGTTAGGTAGTCTTTTCATATATTACactattaattaatacaaatactTATTGTACACATGACTTGAACAGTACTAAAACAGATACAAATAAAtacaaaaagcaataataaagtTTTGGATTTAGTTAACATGTGCTCTAATGATAcaagttaaaattattaattaaaaaatttattataaaaaattgtataataagaaatgtaattaaaattagtgtataaaaaaatattaaaaattttaaatttacaaaaaaaaaaaagaaaaaaaactgatgaaagaattaatttgatgcatgacattcaattttaaagactaaaatgagtcatttgatgCAAAATAAGAGACCAATTTAGTGCATATGTAATAATAACATAGTATATGACACGTAGataaataacattgtgacacgtggcatgatCAAACACGTGGCAAATAGCATTGTGACCGTGACATAACCAGGGACGGATACATGGGGCAAGTGAAAGCTGGTcccaacttttttaaaaaaaaaattagtagtaaaATTTAGGAAGCCCAAcccaataaaatataataatttttaaaatttttttaaatctttaattGGCTAAACAGAAACACTACATTATCTTTCTTCCCTTATTCCTTTTGATGTTTAGTATTCTTTTGAAATTGAAGCCATAGCCCATAGCCACGAGCTCATGCTCTCCACTCAACTGAGTCACAGACCGTTGTCAAGTGTCACAACGGTACAACTATAACAACTATAAGGtacattttattatatattttaaattttaaattctttagaGATTATATATCTTAAACAGTTACTATGCACTTTATTATTCTTATTGATATATCTCTGTGTATAGCCAAAATAAACATTTTTGTTTAAAGCTTGCCCGTTGCcactatttaatttaaattttatttagatttagATTCATATTCTATAGAGGATAGAAAATTAACAAAgatattttaagttttaacaattatgaaatcatttttaatatttaaacatctactgttatttttaaataactttaacaatgaaattattatttttataaacatTGTACGCCTAGTACTAGTAGTTTTTGAGCAAATGCCACTGTGAGCAAATCACTTTGAATTCTATTCCATTGATGCTGTACGTCTAGtagtttttttaattcttttttagtGAAATTAATAGCAATTCAGtgaaaaaatattgttaatttgtttttgatgtttaattaataaaaaatatttagattttatttattcATGTGAGTAtatacttatttgatttttttttaagtaaaaagaaACTAGAACATTTTATGATGAGAAAGCAAAGTAAAATTGATACAATTTTTAAGAGAAAAGTTACTGATAATGTTGGAGTTCAAACAAGTCAACCATCTAATCTTATTTCACAAGAAGTTCAAGTAAATGAACTCTCTAATCTTACTCAAAATACACATCAACATGAAGTCAAAGTTCCAAGATTAGAAAGAGATGTTGATATCTCTTTAC
This window contains:
- the LOC112754934 gene encoding glyceraldehyde-3-phosphate dehydrogenase A, chloroplastic, whose amino-acid sequence is MASATLSVAKPALQGNGGKGFSEFSGLRNSSSSYLPFSRKTSDDFHSIISFQTSAVGSSGGYRKGVTEAKLKVAINGFGRIGRNFLRCWHGRKDSPLDVIAINDTGGVKQASHLLKYDSTLGIFDADVKPVGEDAISVDGKVIKVVSNRNPANLPWKELGVDLVIEGTGVFVDREGAGKHIQAGAKKVLITAPGKGDIPTYVVGVNADAYSPDEPIISNASCTTNCLAPFVKVLDQKFGIIKGTMTTTHSYTGDQRLLDASHRDLRRARAAALNIVPTSTGAAKAVALVLPTLKGKLNGIALRVPTPNVSVVDLVVQVSKKTFAEEVNAAFRESAEKELNGILSVCDEPLVSVDFRCTDVSSTVDSSLTMVMGDDMVKVIAWYDNEWGYSQRVVDLADIVANSWK